The Cylindrospermopsis curvispora GIHE-G1 genome contains a region encoding:
- a CDS encoding lipopolysaccharide biosynthesis protein — protein sequence MLKRNLIANYLGQIWKGVMALGFLPLYIHYIGIESYGLIGLFGVVTVWLNLLDMGMTPTLSREMARFTGGEHTTESIKDLLRSIEIVTFITAALIALILALGSEWLASSWIQSKDLSIATVSDAFRIMGLVSALRFIETIYSGSLVGLQQQVLFNTMNIVLSTLRGLGSVAILAWGSPTIQAFFLWQGLISIVTLVALSFAIYKILPHSNRSGRFSWQVLGDIWGYAGGMIGITFLAMLLTQVDKVLLSKLLTLSEYGYYTLATTVAGALYMLISPITQAWFPRLTQLFASQDFSTLNRTYHQGAQLVTVVMGSTAMVLIFFSETFLQLWGKNSELAERVAPLLSILVLGNMLNSLMWIPYQTQLAYGWTRLGLQINTVAVVFIVPAVLWLTPMYGAIGASWAWVSLNAGYVLIGIHFMHRRILKTEKWFWYRQDLLYPLISAGAVVFVIRCFFPSPVGLFPQLGTLALASVSSFLAATLGANMVRKQVKTVFVSSLNTLISKRNPQKR from the coding sequence ATGCTCAAACGTAATCTAATTGCCAACTACCTAGGTCAGATTTGGAAGGGTGTAATGGCGCTGGGATTCTTGCCTTTGTATATTCATTACATTGGCATTGAGTCCTATGGGTTAATAGGTTTGTTTGGAGTAGTAACTGTTTGGTTAAATCTGTTAGATATGGGTATGACTCCTACCTTGAGCCGAGAGATGGCCCGTTTTACTGGGGGTGAACACACTACTGAGTCAATCAAAGACCTGCTGCGCAGTATTGAAATTGTTACCTTTATCACTGCTGCTTTAATTGCGCTTATCCTTGCTCTTGGTTCTGAGTGGCTAGCCAGTTCTTGGATCCAATCCAAAGATCTATCTATAGCAACGGTATCTGATGCTTTTAGGATTATGGGACTAGTTAGCGCCCTGCGATTTATAGAAACCATTTACAGTGGTAGTTTGGTGGGTCTGCAACAGCAAGTGCTGTTCAACACAATGAACATTGTTTTGTCCACCCTGCGGGGTTTAGGGTCAGTAGCAATTTTAGCCTGGGGTTCTCCTACCATTCAGGCCTTCTTTCTTTGGCAAGGACTGATTTCCATAGTGACCCTGGTTGCATTATCCTTTGCAATATATAAAATATTGCCCCATTCCAATCGTTCTGGAAGGTTTTCTTGGCAGGTATTGGGCGACATTTGGGGTTATGCAGGGGGTATGATTGGTATTACCTTTCTTGCTATGTTACTCACCCAGGTTGATAAAGTTTTACTGTCTAAGCTTTTAACACTGTCGGAATATGGATATTATACCTTAGCAACCACTGTAGCAGGTGCTTTATATATGTTAATAAGTCCAATAACACAAGCTTGGTTTCCGCGATTAACTCAACTCTTTGCGTCTCAAGACTTTTCCACGTTGAACCGAACCTATCATCAAGGAGCGCAATTAGTAACCGTAGTAATGGGGAGCACTGCCATGGTGCTGATCTTCTTTTCGGAAACCTTTCTTCAGCTTTGGGGTAAGAATTCGGAATTGGCTGAGCGGGTCGCCCCTTTGCTGAGTATTTTAGTACTGGGGAATATGCTCAATAGTCTAATGTGGATTCCTTACCAAACCCAACTTGCTTATGGTTGGACTAGACTAGGACTGCAAATTAATACTGTAGCAGTTGTCTTTATTGTCCCTGCTGTTTTGTGGTTGACCCCTATGTATGGGGCAATAGGAGCATCTTGGGCATGGGTAAGTCTTAATGCTGGTTATGTTTTGATAGGTATACACTTCATGCACCGTCGTATTCTAAAAACTGAGAAATGGTTTTGGTATCGGCAAGATTTGCTCTATCCACTGATTTCAGCTGGTGCTGTTGTATTTGTCATCCGTTGCTTTTTCCCCAGTCCGGTCGGCCTGTTTCCTCAACTGGGAACATTGGCTTTAGCTTCTGTTAGTAGTTTCCTTGCGGCTACGTTAGGTGCTAATATGGTACGTAAACAAGTAAAGACAGTTTTTGTCAGTTCCTTAAATACTTTAATTTCTAAGAGAAATCCACAAAAAAGATGA
- a CDS encoding NAD-dependent epimerase/dehydratase family protein: MRIAVTGATGFIGRHVVNALVSNGYDVLAVGRSAPLPGQKLSFLPVDLLQEKNHHWISEYKPSHLLHLAWYAEHGKYWTSPLNLNWCDATVHLVNAFVNQGGKRVVVAGSCAEYDWSFGYCHEVKTPSRPSTLYGTAKDCARRMSEKICALQSVPLAWGRIFLPFGLGESSQRLIPSITHALSGLRPPFPIRVHQWRDILPVEIVADGLVFLVAQESSGVFNICSGKPTQLSEVIQKIGVMLNRNIDLLMVEADSSLYPDYFLLGDNQSLVSQGWLPEYNIWESLNVYVSNLTEL, translated from the coding sequence ATGAGAATTGCTGTTACAGGAGCAACGGGTTTTATTGGTCGTCATGTAGTTAACGCTTTAGTCTCCAATGGGTACGATGTTTTAGCTGTTGGACGTTCTGCTCCTTTACCAGGTCAAAAGTTGTCGTTTTTGCCAGTAGACCTACTACAGGAAAAAAATCATCACTGGATCTCAGAATATAAACCATCTCATTTGCTACATTTAGCTTGGTATGCTGAACATGGAAAATATTGGACATCTCCACTAAACCTAAATTGGTGCGATGCAACAGTTCATCTAGTTAATGCGTTTGTCAACCAAGGAGGTAAGCGAGTTGTTGTGGCAGGTTCATGCGCGGAATATGATTGGTCTTTTGGTTATTGTCATGAAGTAAAGACTCCTAGTCGGCCATCTACCTTATATGGTACTGCCAAGGACTGTGCCCGACGCATGTCCGAGAAAATTTGCGCCCTGCAAAGTGTACCACTAGCGTGGGGCAGAATTTTTCTGCCATTTGGTCTAGGGGAAAGTTCCCAAAGACTTATTCCTTCAATTACCCATGCTTTATCAGGATTGCGTCCCCCCTTTCCCATTCGTGTTCACCAGTGGCGAGATATTTTACCTGTTGAAATAGTTGCTGACGGATTAGTTTTTTTAGTTGCGCAGGAAAGCTCTGGAGTTTTTAATATTTGTTCTGGAAAACCAACTCAATTGTCTGAGGTGATCCAAAAGATTGGAGTGATGCTCAATAGAAATATTGACCTGCTTATGGTTGAAGCTGACAGTTCTCTTTACCCAGATTATTTTTTGTTAGGGGACAATCAGTCCCTTGTATCACAAGGTTGGTTGCCTGAATATAACATTTGGGAAAGTCTCAACGTTTATGTTAGTAATTTAACTGAATTGTAA
- a CDS encoding class I SAM-dependent methyltransferase, giving the protein MGTHKTSRLLYQVEDLPVFQNRMYDSELEAKDCQKGSMHLVESAATGLIYNESFCSSLVKYDQHYQNEQALSPVFQKHLQNVALIIEDKIGKTDLVEVGCGKGFFLELLTNKGFNVTGFDPTYEGSNPNIQREYFTSGLGFHSRGLVLRHVLEHIQDPVNFLFQLKDANKGEGKIYIEVPCFDWICQRRAWFDIYYEHVNYFRLSDFHRLFSNVMDSGQLFGGQYIYVVAELASLQVPKIDFYDRVDFPSNFLLKLTQHESKETDRIGVWGGASKGVIFSLLMSRLGNTISAVIDINPAKQKRYLPATGIKVSSPVEVFDLLPKDSKLFVMNSNYLEEIREMSRHCFNYVSIDND; this is encoded by the coding sequence TTGGGAACACACAAAACAAGTAGATTGCTGTATCAAGTTGAAGATTTACCAGTATTTCAGAACCGGATGTATGATTCTGAATTGGAAGCCAAAGACTGTCAAAAAGGTAGTATGCACTTAGTTGAGAGTGCAGCAACGGGATTAATTTACAACGAATCATTTTGTTCCAGCTTAGTTAAGTACGATCAGCATTATCAAAACGAGCAGGCATTAAGCCCGGTGTTTCAAAAGCACTTACAGAATGTTGCCCTGATCATTGAAGACAAGATTGGAAAAACAGATTTAGTGGAAGTCGGATGCGGCAAGGGTTTTTTCTTAGAGCTGCTTACGAACAAAGGTTTTAACGTTACCGGTTTCGATCCAACATACGAAGGGAGCAATCCTAATATTCAGCGCGAGTATTTTACTTCCGGTCTGGGATTTCACTCGAGAGGTTTGGTCTTGCGACATGTCCTGGAACACATACAAGACCCGGTCAATTTTCTCTTTCAGTTAAAAGATGCTAACAAAGGAGAGGGTAAAATTTACATTGAAGTTCCTTGTTTTGACTGGATATGTCAACGTCGAGCCTGGTTTGATATCTATTATGAGCACGTTAATTATTTCCGATTATCGGACTTTCACCGTCTGTTTTCAAATGTTATGGATAGCGGTCAGCTATTTGGTGGACAGTATATTTATGTTGTGGCTGAACTTGCCAGTTTACAAGTGCCAAAAATTGACTTCTATGATCGTGTAGATTTTCCGTCTAATTTTCTGTTAAAATTAACACAACATGAGTCAAAAGAAACTGACAGAATAGGGGTCTGGGGAGGAGCATCCAAAGGTGTGATATTTTCCCTATTGATGTCGCGATTAGGTAACACAATAAGTGCTGTGATTGATATTAATCCTGCGAAGCAAAAAAGATACTTGCCTGCTACGGGTATAAAGGTGAGTTCTCCAGTAGAAGTTTTTGATCTACTTCCCAAAGATTCAAAATTGTTTGTAATGAATTCTAATTATCTAGAAGAAATTAGGGAAATGTCCCGCCATTGTTTTAATTATGTGAGTATTGATAATGATTAA
- the rfbF gene encoding glucose-1-phosphate cytidylyltransferase — MKAVILAGGYGTRLSEETHLKPKPMIEIGDRPILWHIMKLYSAYGVHDFIVCCGYKGYVIKEYFANYFLHMSDVTFDMQMNEMQVHHRHAEPWRVTLVDTGEKTLTGGRLKRVKDYISNEAFCFTYGDGVSDIDIGRLINHHQKGGLWATVTAVQPPGRYGALNINHEGLVMNFLEKPQGEGGWINGGFFILEPQVLNLIEGDSSSWESDTLPLIANKNQLGAFYHHGFWHPMDTLRDKNMLEDLWRSGQAPWRVW, encoded by the coding sequence ATGAAAGCAGTTATTCTGGCGGGGGGGTATGGCACTCGACTGAGCGAGGAAACTCACTTAAAACCAAAACCCATGATTGAAATCGGCGATCGCCCAATCCTCTGGCACATCATGAAGTTATACTCAGCCTACGGAGTGCATGACTTTATAGTTTGTTGTGGATACAAAGGTTATGTAATTAAGGAGTATTTTGCAAACTACTTTTTACACATGTCTGATGTGACTTTTGACATGCAGATGAATGAGATGCAAGTGCATCATAGACATGCAGAGCCGTGGCGGGTAACTTTGGTAGACACGGGTGAAAAAACTCTTACGGGTGGAAGATTGAAAAGAGTTAAGGATTATATAAGCAATGAAGCGTTTTGCTTTACATACGGAGATGGGGTCAGTGATATTGATATAGGAAGATTGATCAACCACCATCAGAAGGGTGGTTTATGGGCCACGGTGACAGCAGTGCAACCACCGGGTAGATATGGTGCTTTAAATATCAACCATGAAGGATTAGTAATGAATTTTTTAGAAAAACCTCAAGGAGAGGGGGGCTGGATCAATGGAGGTTTCTTTATTTTAGAACCACAAGTACTCAACCTAATAGAAGGGGATAGCAGCAGTTGGGAAAGTGATACCCTTCCCCTAATAGCTAACAAAAATCAGTTGGGCGCATTTTACCACCATGGATTTTGGCATCCAATGGACACTTTAAGAGACAAAAATATGTTAGAGGATTTGTGGCGTTCTGGGCAAGCTCCATGGAGGGTCTGGTAA
- a CDS encoding class I SAM-dependent methyltransferase: MIKSLIKKIIKLSPETSLFLRTLRDQLDRNDQPIKTQYGFTLAGNRFMAMGDFEPSETQIVRHLLKEVDVLVNIGANVGYYCLHALSLGKPVIAAEPISRNLHYLLKNIRDNGWAKQAEIFPVALGQSIDILEIFGGGQGPP; encoded by the coding sequence ATGATCAAGAGCTTAATCAAAAAAATCATTAAACTTTCTCCTGAAACATCCCTTTTTTTACGTACTCTACGGGATCAATTGGACAGGAATGATCAACCTATTAAAACTCAGTACGGATTTACTCTAGCCGGTAATCGGTTTATGGCCATGGGAGATTTTGAGCCTTCAGAAACTCAAATTGTTCGACACTTACTAAAGGAAGTAGATGTACTAGTAAATATTGGCGCGAATGTTGGTTATTATTGTCTGCATGCTCTCAGTTTAGGCAAACCTGTAATTGCCGCCGAGCCAATTTCTCGTAACTTACACTACCTTCTGAAGAACATTCGTGATAATGGCTGGGCAAAGCAAGCAGAAATTTTTCCCGTAGCACTGGGTCAAAGTATTGATATTTTGGAAATTTTTGGGGGGGGACAGGGGCCTCCCTAA
- a CDS encoding class I SAM-dependent methyltransferase: protein MKCRHCGSHVTIPLIDLGSAPPSNAYLSTLTLRRPEKWFPLKVMVCGNCWLVQAEVYSRSAELFNDEYAYFSSFSRYWLDHSERYVSKMVSLLGLNENSCVVEVASNDGYLLQYVQKERIPCFGIEPTASTAAAAKLKGIETIEEFFDLNLAKRLVEQGKQADLMIANNVLAHVPDINDFAASFATLLKPEGVATFEFPHLVNLINQSQFDTIYHEHFSYLSFTTVVGLFQSHGLCVFDVEELDTHGGSLRVFAQRADRNYYDVSPRVGEFLERESKVGIKTAAYYQGFQEKADEISRDFLFFLLEAKRQNKKIAAYGAAAKGNTLMNYAGVRPNLIPFVVDRNPAKQGKFMPGSRIPIVNEGYLKDAKPDYIVVLPWNLKNEIVNQLDYVREWGAKFVTAVPKLEVV from the coding sequence ATGAAATGCCGTCACTGTGGTTCACATGTCACAATACCCCTAATTGATTTGGGAAGTGCTCCACCATCTAATGCTTATTTAAGCACTTTAACACTGCGTCGTCCAGAGAAGTGGTTTCCTTTGAAGGTAATGGTGTGTGGCAATTGTTGGTTAGTACAAGCGGAAGTTTACTCCCGTTCAGCCGAGTTGTTTAATGATGAGTATGCCTACTTTAGTTCATTCTCTCGCTACTGGCTAGATCACTCAGAGCGGTATGTTAGCAAGATGGTATCGCTGTTGGGACTAAATGAAAACAGCTGCGTGGTAGAGGTAGCCTCTAATGATGGGTACTTGTTACAGTATGTTCAAAAGGAGCGTATTCCTTGTTTTGGTATTGAACCAACGGCTAGTACTGCTGCTGCGGCTAAACTAAAGGGTATTGAGACCATAGAAGAGTTTTTTGACCTGAACTTAGCTAAACGGTTAGTTGAACAGGGTAAGCAAGCTGACTTGATGATAGCTAACAATGTTCTGGCTCATGTACCAGATATTAATGATTTTGCCGCCAGTTTTGCCACCTTGCTAAAACCTGAAGGGGTAGCCACCTTTGAGTTTCCTCATTTAGTCAATTTGATTAATCAAAGTCAGTTTGATACAATCTATCACGAGCATTTTTCCTACCTTTCCTTTACCACAGTGGTGGGGCTTTTTCAAAGCCATGGTCTTTGTGTTTTTGACGTGGAAGAACTGGATACCCATGGAGGTAGTTTGCGAGTGTTTGCACAAAGAGCTGACAGAAATTATTATGATGTTTCTCCCAGGGTGGGCGAGTTTTTGGAGCGGGAGTCAAAAGTTGGAATTAAAACAGCTGCTTATTATCAGGGCTTTCAGGAGAAAGCAGATGAAATTAGTAGGGATTTTTTGTTCTTCTTATTAGAAGCTAAGCGTCAAAACAAGAAAATAGCTGCCTATGGTGCTGCAGCAAAGGGTAACACATTGATGAACTATGCAGGGGTGCGTCCCAACTTAATTCCTTTTGTGGTAGATAGAAATCCGGCGAAGCAGGGGAAATTTATGCCTGGAAGTCGCATACCAATTGTGAATGAGGGTTATTTGAAAGATGCTAAACCAGATTATATAGTTGTTTTACCCTGGAATTTAAAGAATGAAATTGTGAATCAGCTTGATTATGTGCGCGAATGGGGAGCAAAGTTTGTTACTGCAGTACCAAAACTAGAGGTGGTATGA
- a CDS encoding cephalosporin hydroxylase family protein: MINFKHEVQARIDQVNENALLCEAGNRFLETSILSKYSYNFSWLGRPIIQYPQDIVAMQELIWSIQPDLIIETGIAHGGSLIFSASMLELNALCGGPQNAEVLGIDIDIRQHNREAIETHPMFKRISMIQGSSIASEVIEEVKSKAADKQKILVCLDSNHTHSHVLAELESYAPLTSVGSYCVVFDTVVEDLPGDMFSDRPWGPGNNPKTAVWEYLKTHPEFAIDKSIQHKLLITVAPDGYLKRIA; the protein is encoded by the coding sequence ATGATTAATTTTAAACATGAAGTCCAAGCAAGAATTGACCAAGTAAATGAAAACGCTCTATTGTGCGAGGCTGGCAATAGATTCCTGGAAACTTCCATCCTCAGTAAATATTCTTACAATTTTTCCTGGCTAGGTCGTCCGATTATTCAATATCCCCAAGACATTGTTGCCATGCAAGAATTGATCTGGTCCATCCAACCAGATTTAATTATTGAAACCGGTATAGCTCATGGTGGATCTTTGATTTTTTCCGCTTCCATGCTAGAACTTAACGCTTTATGTGGAGGTCCTCAAAATGCCGAGGTTTTGGGCATTGACATTGATATTCGTCAACACAACCGAGAAGCTATCGAAACCCATCCGATGTTTAAGCGAATTTCCATGATTCAAGGTTCAAGTATCGCATCAGAGGTAATTGAGGAAGTGAAATCCAAAGCAGCAGACAAGCAAAAGATTCTTGTTTGCTTAGACAGTAATCATACCCATAGTCACGTATTAGCAGAACTTGAGTCCTATGCTCCTCTAACATCCGTGGGAAGTTATTGCGTTGTTTTTGATACTGTAGTAGAAGATCTACCAGGGGACATGTTTAGCGACAGACCTTGGGGTCCCGGTAACAACCCCAAGACCGCCGTTTGGGAATATCTCAAAACCCACCCGGAATTTGCGATCGATAAGAGTATTCAGCATAAGTTGCTGATCACCGTCGCTCCAGATGGGTATTTGAAACGGATCGCTTGA
- a CDS encoding dTDP-4-dehydrorhamnose 3,5-epimerase family protein, which produces MKILTTPIAGVWIVKTIPFIDERGYFYRGFCNEELKSVLENRTISQVNVSKTEDVGAIRGIHFQCSPHSEMKFIRCTRGKIWDVAVDLRQGSATFLHWFSAELSGENGDMIVIPEGCGHAFQVLEAGTEMLYLNTAPYQPNHQGGLLYNDPLLNISWPMGVTTISQRDKSHPLLSENFQGLIV; this is translated from the coding sequence ATGAAAATTCTGACTACCCCTATTGCTGGGGTGTGGATAGTCAAAACTATTCCATTTATAGATGAGCGAGGCTACTTTTACCGTGGCTTTTGTAATGAGGAACTAAAATCAGTTTTAGAAAACAGAACCATTAGTCAAGTGAATGTATCCAAAACTGAAGATGTAGGGGCTATTAGAGGAATACACTTCCAGTGTTCTCCCCATAGTGAGATGAAATTTATCCGTTGCACTCGTGGAAAGATTTGGGATGTGGCAGTGGATTTACGGCAGGGATCAGCAACATTTCTCCATTGGTTCTCTGCGGAATTGTCGGGAGAAAATGGTGACATGATAGTAATTCCTGAAGGTTGTGGTCATGCTTTCCAGGTTTTGGAAGCTGGGACAGAAATGTTATACTTGAACACTGCTCCATATCAACCTAATCATCAAGGGGGATTACTTTACAACGATCCACTACTGAATATTTCGTGGCCAATGGGAGTAACTACCATTTCCCAGCGGGACAAATCTCACCCACTACTTTCTGAAAATTTCCAGGGTCTTATCGTATGA
- a CDS encoding glycosyltransferase codes for MNQTYANLEILVADNCTEPKEDVTKIVEVHKIDSRVRYVRHEKNMGPLFNFEFLFSNAKGKYLIIFPDDDHYDDPNLIEKYVQSLELAPAASGAMATVDYIDSSGEAFIRDEPPYQLDGSLIERLRVYLINNITDHIMYGMFCTHYVRDYKFERDVYTPEKFLILHLLVKGPIIDCFGAGYKNIYSFKTREEIDRLYNRPPTKNHHLLWVRRAYSCLPFFQALAICVIYLSIKTPKLSWPIRKVLQIPKVHPGRTHFHDPITPKNRPVGK; via the coding sequence GTGAATCAAACTTATGCAAATCTGGAGATTTTGGTGGCTGACAACTGTACAGAGCCAAAAGAAGACGTTACCAAAATCGTTGAAGTGCATAAAATTGACTCCAGAGTTCGCTACGTACGTCATGAGAAAAACATGGGTCCGTTGTTCAATTTTGAGTTTTTATTCAGTAATGCAAAAGGAAAATACCTCATAATCTTTCCGGATGATGACCATTATGATGATCCAAACCTCATTGAAAAATATGTCCAATCATTGGAATTGGCACCTGCTGCTTCCGGTGCTATGGCTACAGTAGACTACATCGATAGTAGCGGTGAGGCCTTTATTCGCGATGAACCTCCATATCAACTTGATGGTTCTCTAATTGAAAGACTAAGAGTATATTTAATTAATAACATTACAGATCATATAATGTATGGCATGTTTTGCACCCATTATGTGAGGGACTATAAGTTTGAAAGGGATGTGTATACGCCAGAAAAATTCCTGATTCTCCATTTACTAGTTAAGGGACCAATTATTGATTGCTTTGGTGCCGGGTACAAGAACATTTACTCATTTAAGACACGAGAAGAAATAGACAGACTGTACAATCGCCCGCCGACTAAGAATCATCACTTGCTGTGGGTTAGAAGAGCATATTCTTGCTTACCATTCTTTCAAGCCCTTGCTATTTGTGTAATATACTTGTCAATTAAAACCCCTAAATTATCTTGGCCAATTAGAAAGGTATTGCAAATTCCCAAGGTCCATCCGGGACGCACTCACTTTCATGACCCAATCACCCCAAAAAATAGACCTGTTGGGAAATAG
- the rfbG gene encoding CDP-glucose 4,6-dehydratase, protein MDTSLWQGKRVLVTGHTGFKGGWLCLCLQSMGAKVIGYALDPHTHPNLFSLAKIDSDMTSVIGDIQDLSTLKQVVEDFSPEVVFHLAAQPLVRESYKLPVYTFATNVMGTVNLLESIRQTQTVRAVVNITSDKCYENREWVWGYRETEALGGYDPYSSSKACAELVAAAYRNSFFNHVNSEKDIALGTARAGNVIGGGDWSTDRLVPDCLRAFQSGEPVVLRSPQAVRPWQHVLEPISGYILLAEKLMSSESNRYASAWNFGPDDRGDATVGEVAKTIAHLWGNNATVDVDKNKNHPHEAGLLRLDISRVRTELGWNPQWTVKQALQATVDWHRAWLEGKDMRDFSLWQIAGYQKTHSYASVL, encoded by the coding sequence ATGGATACAAGTCTTTGGCAAGGAAAGCGGGTTTTGGTAACGGGTCACACTGGTTTTAAAGGTGGTTGGCTATGTTTGTGTCTTCAGTCTATGGGTGCCAAAGTCATTGGGTATGCCTTAGATCCCCATACTCATCCCAATTTATTTAGTCTAGCTAAAATTGATAGTGACATGACCTCTGTGATAGGGGATATTCAAGACTTAAGTACCCTGAAGCAAGTGGTAGAAGATTTCTCTCCAGAGGTGGTATTTCATCTAGCAGCCCAACCATTAGTAAGAGAGTCTTACAAGTTACCCGTGTACACATTTGCCACAAATGTAATGGGTACAGTAAACCTACTGGAGTCTATCCGCCAGACACAAACAGTGCGTGCTGTGGTAAACATTACTTCTGACAAATGCTATGAAAATCGGGAATGGGTCTGGGGGTATAGAGAAACTGAGGCACTGGGTGGATATGACCCGTATAGTAGCAGTAAGGCTTGTGCGGAGTTGGTAGCAGCTGCTTATCGCAATTCCTTTTTTAACCATGTTAACTCAGAGAAAGATATAGCACTGGGCACAGCGAGAGCCGGTAATGTTATAGGTGGTGGAGACTGGTCAACAGATCGTTTAGTACCGGATTGCCTGAGAGCTTTTCAGAGTGGAGAACCTGTGGTTTTACGTTCACCTCAAGCAGTACGTCCTTGGCAGCACGTGCTAGAGCCAATTTCAGGTTATATACTTCTGGCGGAAAAACTGATGAGTTCAGAAAGTAATCGATATGCATCTGCTTGGAATTTCGGTCCAGATGATCGAGGTGATGCAACAGTGGGAGAAGTTGCCAAAACCATTGCTCATCTTTGGGGTAACAATGCAACAGTTGACGTAGACAAGAATAAAAACCACCCCCATGAAGCTGGACTGTTAAGACTTGACATCAGTCGTGTACGTACTGAGCTGGGATGGAATCCCCAATGGACAGTTAAACAAGCACTGCAAGCTACCGTAGATTGGCACCGAGCCTGGCTAGAAGGTAAGGATATGCGTGACTTTTCTTTGTGGCAAATTGCTGGCTATCAAAAAACTCACTCCTACGCAAGTGTTCTATGA
- a CDS encoding FkbM family methyltransferase — MKGWASIPESYVTQVPIITLDRLLGNALENRRSLILVDIEGAEYMLLKGALATLKHHPRPVWMVEISTTEHQPFGTTINPNFSNTFDMFLRHGYKAFTAEDSSQPVSEDLIKRVQVGEAKLKTHNFIFR, encoded by the coding sequence ATTAAGGGATGGGCTTCGATACCAGAAAGCTATGTTACTCAAGTTCCCATTATTACCCTTGATCGTCTTTTAGGTAATGCGCTTGAAAATCGCCGCTCCCTAATTTTAGTTGATATTGAGGGAGCAGAGTATATGCTCCTGAAGGGTGCTCTTGCTACTCTTAAACATCACCCTCGTCCGGTATGGATGGTAGAAATTTCAACCACTGAGCACCAACCCTTTGGCACTACAATTAATCCCAACTTTAGCAACACTTTCGATATGTTCCTTAGACATGGATATAAAGCATTTACGGCTGAAGATTCGTCCCAACCCGTCTCTGAGGATTTGATAAAAAGGGTTCAAGTAGGTGAAGCTAAGTTAAAGACCCACAACTTTATATTTCGTTAA
- a CDS encoding O-fucosyltransferase family protein: MKIYTYLCGGLGNQMFQYATARSLALSHKAHLVLDNWSGFVRDFQYRRHYELHALPISGRIIQPWETLPIWLHRFEKRFHKTNSFIESHWYGQFILETEKAYLKQLNGLSLNSSFWLLGYWQSPLYFKNHTDILLKELTPHPPNDPRFLSLGQQLREDESVALGVRLYEESTNPSVHAKGRVLKTPKEINNAILQLLSQCPNARFFIFCTHRSPILEKLNLPENSVFVTHDDGYEGTLETMWLLSQLMLVSAGLWNFYLDAA, encoded by the coding sequence ATGAAAATATATACATACCTTTGTGGTGGACTGGGAAATCAAATGTTCCAATATGCCACAGCGCGATCGCTTGCTTTGAGTCACAAAGCACATTTAGTCTTAGATAACTGGAGTGGATTTGTTCGAGATTTTCAGTATCGCCGTCACTATGAACTCCATGCTTTACCCATTAGTGGTCGGATCATCCAACCTTGGGAAACTTTACCAATCTGGTTGCATCGTTTTGAAAAACGTTTCCATAAAACTAACTCATTTATTGAAAGCCACTGGTATGGTCAATTCATCTTAGAGACAGAGAAAGCTTATCTTAAACAGCTCAATGGGTTAAGCCTCAATTCTTCATTTTGGCTATTGGGTTACTGGCAAAGTCCTCTATACTTCAAGAACCACACAGACATTTTATTGAAAGAACTCACACCCCATCCACCAAATGATCCTAGATTTTTGAGCTTGGGGCAACAGTTACGTGAGGATGAATCGGTTGCTTTAGGGGTTAGACTGTACGAAGAAAGTACTAATCCTAGCGTACATGCCAAGGGTAGAGTTTTAAAAACACCCAAGGAAATCAACAATGCTATATTGCAACTACTATCTCAATGCCCAAATGCTCGTTTTTTCATCTTCTGCACCCATCGCTCCCCAATCCTGGAAAAGTTAAATCTTCCCGAGAATAGTGTTTTTGTTACCCATGATGATGGTTATGAGGGAACTTTGGAGACGATGTGGCTCCTTTCTCAGTTGATGTTGGTCAGTGCAGGGCTATGGAACTTCTATTTAGATGCAGCATAA